A DNA window from Mycolicibacter hiberniae contains the following coding sequences:
- the moeZ gene encoding adenylyltransferase/sulfurtransferase MoeZ, which yields MPISLPPLVEPAGELTRDEVARYSRHLIIPDVGVMGQKRLKNARVLVIGAGGLGAPTLLYLAAAGVGTLGIVDFDVVEESNLQRQVIHGVSDVGRAKAESARDSIAEINPLVQVRLHQVRLEASNAVDLFSQYDLILDGTDNFATRYLVNDAAVLARKPYVWGSIFRFEGQVSVFWEDAPGGRGLNYRDLYPEPPPPGMVPSCAEGGVLGVLCASIGSVMSTEAIKLLTGIGEPLLGRLMIYDALEMSYRTIAVRKDPSTPAITELVDYDVFCGAVSDEAAAAIAGSTITPVELRQLLDSGQPLALIDVREPGEWAINRIEGAQLVPQSTINSGEGLAQFPQDRMSVLYCKTGVRSAEVLAVLKEAGFANAVHLGGGIVAWASQMQPDMVMY from the coding sequence GTGCCGATATCACTGCCGCCGCTGGTGGAGCCGGCCGGTGAGCTGACCCGAGATGAGGTGGCGCGCTACAGCCGGCACCTGATCATTCCCGATGTCGGCGTGATGGGGCAGAAGCGACTCAAGAACGCCCGAGTGCTGGTGATCGGTGCCGGCGGGCTGGGGGCGCCCACGCTGCTGTATCTGGCCGCGGCAGGGGTGGGAACGCTCGGGATCGTCGACTTCGACGTCGTCGAGGAGTCCAACCTGCAGCGCCAGGTCATCCACGGCGTCTCCGACGTCGGCCGGGCCAAAGCTGAAAGCGCCCGGGACTCCATCGCCGAGATCAACCCGCTGGTGCAGGTGCGGCTGCATCAGGTGCGACTGGAGGCGTCCAACGCCGTCGACCTGTTCTCCCAGTACGACCTGATCCTGGACGGCACCGACAACTTCGCCACCCGCTACCTGGTCAACGACGCAGCGGTCCTGGCTCGTAAGCCGTACGTGTGGGGATCGATATTTCGGTTCGAAGGCCAGGTGTCGGTGTTCTGGGAGGACGCCCCCGGCGGCCGGGGACTCAACTACCGCGACCTGTACCCCGAGCCGCCCCCGCCGGGAATGGTGCCCTCATGCGCCGAGGGTGGTGTGCTCGGCGTGCTGTGCGCCTCGATCGGCTCGGTGATGAGCACCGAAGCGATCAAGCTGCTCACCGGTATCGGGGAGCCGCTGCTGGGCCGGCTGATGATCTATGACGCCCTGGAGATGAGTTACCGCACCATCGCGGTCCGCAAGGACCCTTCCACGCCGGCGATCACCGAGCTGGTCGACTACGACGTGTTCTGCGGCGCGGTCTCCGACGAGGCTGCCGCAGCGATCGCCGGTTCCACGATCACCCCGGTCGAGCTGCGGCAGCTGCTGGACTCCGGGCAGCCGTTGGCGCTGATCGACGTGCGGGAACCGGGAGAGTGGGCGATCAACCGCATCGAGGGGGCGCAGTTGGTCCCGCAATCGACGATCAACAGCGGCGAGGGGCTGGCGCAGTTCCCGCAGGACCGAATGTCGGTGCTCTACTGCAAGACCGGTGTCCGCTCAGCGGAGGTTCTGGCCGTGCTGAAGGAGGCCGGATTCGCCAACGCGGTGCACCTGGGCGGTGGAATTGTGGCGTGGGCCAGCCAGATGCAGCCCGACATGGTGATGTACTAG
- a CDS encoding TetR/AcrR family transcriptional regulator, translated as MSKPIDTAERDGSGPADRRGGGAKAPAANARRGSRLPRDERRGQLLIAASDVFVDRGYHAAGMDEIAERAGVSKPILYQHFASKLELYLAVLARHVDNLVSGVRQALRTTTDNRQRLRSAVQAFFDFIEHDSQGYRLIFENDNVAEPQVAVQVRVATESCIDAIFDLVSRDSGLDPHRARMVAVGLVAISVDCARYWLDSDRPISKEDAVDGTVAFAWGGLSHVPLTR; from the coding sequence ATGAGCAAACCGATCGACACGGCTGAGCGAGACGGCTCCGGTCCGGCCGACCGCCGCGGGGGCGGCGCCAAGGCGCCAGCTGCCAACGCCCGCCGGGGCAGCCGCCTGCCCCGCGACGAACGCCGCGGTCAGCTGCTGATCGCCGCCAGTGACGTTTTCGTCGACCGCGGCTACCACGCGGCCGGCATGGATGAGATCGCCGAGCGGGCCGGCGTGAGCAAGCCCATCCTCTATCAGCACTTCGCGTCGAAACTTGAGCTGTACCTGGCGGTGCTGGCCCGTCACGTGGACAACCTGGTCTCCGGTGTGCGTCAGGCCCTGCGGACCACGACCGACAACCGGCAGCGGCTGCGGTCGGCGGTGCAGGCCTTCTTCGACTTCATCGAGCATGACAGCCAGGGCTACCGGTTGATCTTCGAAAACGACAACGTCGCCGAGCCGCAGGTCGCGGTCCAGGTGCGGGTGGCCACCGAGTCCTGCATCGATGCGATCTTCGACCTGGTCAGCCGCGACTCCGGCCTGGACCCGCACCGTGCCCGGATGGTCGCGGTGGGGCTGGTCGCGATCAGCGTGGACTGCGCCCGGTACTGGCTGGACAGTGACCGCCCGATCTCCAAGGAAGACGCCGTCGACGGGACGGTGGCCTTCGCCTGGGGCGGCCTGTCACACGTGCCGCTTACCCGCTGA
- a CDS encoding ATP-dependent helicase produces the protein MPQHWGSDAAQVAAALNPRARGVLQVRGGPGTGKTSLLVEVATAHVAAGADPNSVLLLTGSGRLPASDRGALTAALLAAGGPAAGRAIREPLVRTVHGYAFAVLQRAAKRAEATPPRLVTGAEQDSAIRELLAGDGAGAWPPSLHAALATDGFATELRDLMARCAERGVDPADLTRLGRRFRRPEWSAAGRFAQQYEQVMLLRAAVGTAAPQATTPALGAAELVGAALEALAADPDLLVEERSRIRLLLVDDAQQLDPQAARLVRVLAAGVQRTVIAGDPDQAVFGFRGAEPTVLLADDLQPGGVQAPVVTLTTSYRCAPAVARAVRAVAGRLPGAGACRGLQGTGPDVGAVSVHTAGTGQAEATLIADILRRAHLIDGVPWSQMAVIVRSVPRAAMRLPRTLAAAGIPVTVPASGALLAQQPAVAALITVLQCTADGVDGSRALSLLSGPIGRVDPISLRQLQRTLRRSTARPDAPADPDDRLVAVLAGPPGELPAAQSRALRRVRAVLQAAARSHAEGRDPHHTLWQAWNRSGLQQRWLAAVERGGPAGAQADRDLEAVTALFELAEQYVARTAGATVAGLVEYVTAMQLAAPRTETPVAGMEAVGVLSAHAALGREWDLVVIAGVQEGLWPNTVPRGGVLGTQRLLDTLHGFGEEVSTRAPLLAEERRLLVSALGRARRRLVITAVDGDGDGGDEEQIPSEFFTELAACATAEGPASPVSPVLAPPVLSAAGLVGRLRAVVCAPEGIVSGAERADAARQLVRLARAGVPGADPQSWYGLAPVSTAEPLRQPGAGPVTLSPSALQSLLDCPLRWMAERHGGTDGRDLRSTIGSMIHALVAQSADSPQQLLAELDRAWQELPFASPWYSENEHDRHRAMIETFLQWRAQTRGELTEVGTEVAFDGVIDAGDGVRLRGRIDRVERDAAGRLVVIDVKTAKTPAGKDDAQQHAQLAVYQLAVEAGLIGPDEQPGGARLVYPAKPGAAGATEREQDPLTPETGGQWRERIAQAAAATAGPTFTARVNDGCRHCPVRPICPAHDGGCGA, from the coding sequence ATGCCACAGCACTGGGGATCCGATGCCGCGCAGGTCGCCGCGGCGCTGAATCCGCGCGCGCGTGGCGTCTTGCAGGTGCGGGGTGGTCCGGGCACCGGCAAGACCAGCCTGCTCGTGGAGGTGGCCACCGCGCACGTCGCCGCGGGCGCCGACCCGAATTCGGTGCTGCTGCTGACCGGCTCGGGCCGGCTTCCCGCCAGCGACCGGGGGGCGCTGACCGCGGCGTTGCTGGCCGCCGGGGGGCCGGCGGCGGGCCGGGCCATCCGGGAACCGCTGGTGCGGACCGTGCACGGCTACGCCTTCGCGGTGCTGCAACGCGCCGCGAAGCGGGCAGAGGCCACGCCACCGCGGTTGGTCACCGGGGCCGAACAGGACAGCGCGATCCGCGAACTGCTCGCCGGCGACGGCGCCGGGGCCTGGCCGCCGTCGTTGCATGCCGCCCTGGCCACCGACGGCTTCGCCACCGAACTACGGGACCTGATGGCGCGCTGCGCCGAACGGGGCGTGGACCCGGCGGATCTGACCCGACTGGGCCGGCGGTTCCGCCGCCCGGAGTGGAGCGCCGCGGGCCGGTTCGCCCAGCAGTATGAGCAGGTGATGCTGCTGCGGGCCGCGGTCGGTACCGCGGCGCCCCAGGCGACCACGCCGGCGCTGGGAGCGGCGGAATTGGTCGGGGCGGCGCTGGAGGCCCTCGCCGCGGACCCGGACCTGCTCGTCGAGGAGCGCAGCCGGATCCGGTTGCTGCTGGTCGACGACGCGCAGCAACTCGACCCGCAGGCGGCCCGGCTGGTGCGGGTGCTCGCCGCCGGCGTGCAGCGGACGGTGATCGCCGGTGACCCGGATCAGGCGGTGTTCGGATTCCGGGGTGCCGAACCCACCGTCTTGTTGGCCGACGACCTACAACCTGGCGGGGTTCAGGCCCCGGTGGTGACGCTGACGACCTCCTACCGATGCGCCCCGGCGGTGGCCCGGGCGGTGCGCGCCGTCGCCGGGCGACTGCCCGGTGCCGGCGCCTGCCGCGGGTTGCAGGGCACGGGGCCCGATGTCGGGGCGGTGAGTGTGCACACCGCGGGCACCGGCCAGGCCGAGGCGACGCTGATCGCCGACATACTGCGGCGCGCCCACCTGATCGACGGCGTGCCCTGGTCGCAGATGGCGGTGATCGTGCGGTCGGTGCCGCGGGCGGCCATGCGGCTGCCGCGCACCCTGGCAGCCGCGGGCATCCCGGTCACGGTGCCTGCCAGCGGTGCATTGCTGGCCCAGCAGCCGGCGGTGGCGGCACTGATCACCGTGCTGCAGTGCACCGCCGACGGGGTGGACGGTTCCCGCGCGCTGAGTCTGCTCAGCGGGCCCATCGGGCGGGTGGACCCGATCTCACTGCGCCAGCTGCAGCGCACGTTGCGCCGCAGTACGGCCCGCCCGGATGCGCCGGCCGACCCCGACGACCGCCTGGTGGCGGTATTGGCCGGGCCGCCCGGCGAGCTGCCGGCCGCGCAGAGCCGCGCGCTGCGCCGGGTTCGTGCGGTGCTGCAGGCCGCGGCCCGCAGCCACGCCGAGGGCCGCGACCCACACCACACGCTGTGGCAGGCGTGGAATCGGTCGGGCCTGCAGCAACGCTGGCTGGCGGCGGTCGAGCGCGGCGGCCCGGCCGGTGCACAGGCCGACCGCGATCTAGAGGCGGTGACCGCCCTGTTCGAGCTCGCCGAGCAGTACGTGGCGCGCACCGCGGGCGCCACCGTGGCCGGGCTCGTCGAGTACGTCACGGCCATGCAGCTGGCCGCACCGCGGACCGAAACTCCCGTGGCAGGTATGGAGGCCGTCGGCGTGCTCAGCGCGCACGCCGCGCTCGGCCGCGAATGGGATCTGGTGGTCATCGCCGGTGTGCAGGAAGGCCTGTGGCCCAACACCGTTCCGCGTGGCGGCGTGCTGGGCACCCAACGCCTCCTGGACACCCTGCACGGGTTCGGCGAAGAGGTCTCGACCCGGGCTCCGCTGCTTGCCGAGGAGCGGCGGCTGCTGGTGTCCGCCCTGGGCCGGGCGCGGCGCCGGCTGGTGATAACCGCCGTCGACGGCGACGGCGACGGCGGCGACGAGGAACAGATCCCGTCGGAGTTCTTCACCGAACTGGCGGCCTGCGCCACCGCGGAGGGTCCTGCGTCGCCGGTATCGCCGGTACTGGCGCCGCCGGTGCTGTCCGCCGCGGGACTGGTGGGCCGATTGCGTGCCGTGGTCTGCGCGCCGGAAGGCATCGTCAGCGGTGCCGAACGAGCTGACGCGGCAAGGCAATTGGTGAGACTCGCCAGGGCAGGCGTGCCCGGCGCGGACCCGCAGAGCTGGTATGGGCTGGCGCCGGTGAGCACCGCGGAACCGCTACGGCAACCGGGTGCCGGACCGGTCACGCTGTCTCCCTCGGCTCTGCAGAGCCTGCTGGACTGTCCGCTGCGCTGGATGGCCGAACGCCACGGCGGCACCGACGGCCGCGATCTGCGTTCGACGATCGGATCGATGATTCACGCTCTGGTCGCGCAATCCGCCGACAGTCCGCAGCAGCTGCTCGCCGAGCTGGACCGGGCATGGCAGGAGCTCCCGTTCGCCTCGCCGTGGTACTCGGAAAACGAACACGACCGGCATCGCGCCATGATCGAGACGTTCCTGCAGTGGCGAGCCCAGACCCGGGGCGAACTCACCGAAGTCGGAACCGAGGTGGCCTTCGACGGCGTGATCGACGCCGGCGACGGCGTGCGGTTGCGCGGCCGCATCGACCGGGTCGAGCGCGACGCCGCCGGGCGGCTGGTGGTCATCGACGTCAAGACCGCCAAGACCCCGGCGGGCAAGGACGACGCACAACAACACGCGCAGCTCGCCGTGTATCAGCTGGCCGTGGAAGCCGGTCTGATCGGGCCAGACGAGCAGCCCGGCGGAGCCCGGCTGGTCTATCCGGCCAAACCCGGGGCGGCGGGAGCCACCGAGCGCGAGCAGGACCCGCTGACGCCCGAAACCGGCGGCCAATGGCGCGAGCGCATCGCACAGGCGGCTGCGGCCACCGCCGGGCCGACGTTCACCGCCCGGGTCAACGACGGGTGCCGGCACTGCCCGGTCCGGCCGATCTGCCCGGCCCACGACGGAGGGTGCGGCGCATGA
- a CDS encoding DEAD/DEAH box helicase yields the protein MTPLISTTVPTTPPSFAELGVREEIVRALAEQGIEHAFAIQELTLPLALAGDDLIGQARTGMGKTYGFGVPLLQRVTTSPDRPLTGAPRALVVVPTRELCIQVSGDLADAAKYLTAGDRPLSVQAIYGGRPYEPQIEALQAGADVVVGTPGRLLDLAQQGHLQLGGLSVLVLDEADEMLDLGFLPDIERILSRIPDDRQSMLFSATMPGPIITLARSFMNQPTHIRAEAPHSSAVHDATEQFVYRAHALDKAELVARILQARGRGATMIFTRTKRTAQKVADDLGERGFKVGAVHGDLGQVAREKSLAAFRSGDIDVLVATDVAARGIDIDDVTHVINYQCPDDEKTYVHRIGRTGRAGRTGVAVTLVDWDELARWTMIDKALDLSCPDPAETYSSSPHLYTELDIPAETGGSVGKTRRSPAKRDADETRESSAERQRAPRNTSRSRRRTRGGQDAADGSPKAAESGDTGAGTDATTGPGAPRRRRRRRPNKTAAAAAANGS from the coding sequence ATGACCCCGCTGATTTCCACCACCGTCCCCACCACCCCTCCGAGCTTCGCCGAACTGGGCGTTCGCGAAGAGATCGTTCGCGCACTGGCCGAACAAGGTATCGAGCACGCCTTCGCGATCCAGGAGCTGACACTGCCGCTGGCCCTGGCCGGCGACGACCTGATCGGCCAGGCCCGTACCGGCATGGGCAAGACCTACGGCTTCGGCGTCCCGCTGCTGCAGCGGGTTACCACCAGCCCAGACCGGCCGCTGACGGGGGCGCCCCGCGCCCTGGTCGTGGTGCCGACCCGTGAGCTGTGCATCCAGGTCTCCGGTGACCTCGCCGACGCGGCCAAGTACCTGACTGCCGGCGACCGTCCGCTGTCGGTGCAGGCCATCTACGGCGGTCGGCCCTACGAGCCGCAGATCGAGGCGCTGCAGGCCGGCGCCGACGTGGTCGTGGGCACGCCGGGCCGGCTGCTGGACCTGGCGCAGCAGGGACACCTGCAGCTGGGCGGCCTGTCGGTACTGGTGCTCGATGAGGCCGACGAGATGCTGGACCTGGGCTTCCTGCCCGACATCGAGCGCATCCTGTCCCGCATCCCCGACGATCGGCAGTCGATGCTGTTCTCGGCAACGATGCCCGGACCGATCATCACGCTGGCTCGCAGCTTCATGAACCAGCCCACCCACATCCGCGCCGAGGCGCCGCACTCATCGGCCGTGCACGACGCCACCGAACAGTTCGTCTACCGGGCGCATGCACTGGACAAGGCGGAACTGGTCGCTCGGATTCTGCAGGCGCGGGGCCGCGGCGCGACGATGATCTTCACCCGGACCAAAAGGACTGCCCAGAAGGTCGCCGACGACCTCGGCGAGCGCGGTTTCAAGGTGGGCGCGGTGCACGGCGACCTGGGCCAGGTGGCCCGGGAGAAGTCGCTGGCAGCGTTCCGATCCGGCGACATCGACGTCCTGGTGGCCACCGATGTCGCAGCTCGTGGCATCGACATCGACGACGTCACGCACGTGATCAACTACCAGTGCCCCGACGACGAGAAGACCTACGTGCACCGCATCGGTCGCACCGGGCGGGCCGGGCGTACCGGCGTCGCCGTCACGCTGGTGGACTGGGACGAGCTGGCCCGGTGGACGATGATCGACAAGGCGCTCGACCTGAGTTGCCCGGACCCCGCCGAGACCTACTCCAGCTCCCCGCACCTCTACACCGAGCTGGACATTCCGGCCGAAACCGGCGGTTCCGTCGGCAAGACCCGCCGGTCACCGGCCAAGCGGGACGCGGACGAAACCCGCGAATCGTCGGCCGAGCGCCAGCGTGCGCCGCGCAACACCAGCCGGTCTCGGCGGCGCACCCGGGGCGGTCAGGACGCTGCCGACGGCTCTCCCAAGGCCGCTGAATCCGGTGACACCGGCGCC
- a CDS encoding TIGR02569 family protein: protein MTVEPPPEHVLATFGIRNIDPAPLGAGWENGWKCGEVVLSMVADHARAAWSAKVRETLFADGIRLARPVRSTDGRYVVSGWRADTYVAGSPEPRHDEVVSAAVRLHEATSTLERPRFLTQAPVAPWADVDVFIAADRAAWEERPFASLQAGARLAPGSVDGQRSIDLINQLATLRKPTKSPSQLVHGDLYGTVLFSGAAAPGVTDVTPYWRPASWAAGVVVVDALSWGDADDGLIERWETLPEWPQMLLRALMFRLAVHALHPRSTEEAFPGLARTAALVRLAL, encoded by the coding sequence GTGACCGTTGAGCCGCCGCCCGAACATGTGCTGGCGACGTTCGGGATTCGCAACATCGACCCCGCACCGCTGGGGGCCGGCTGGGAGAACGGCTGGAAGTGCGGTGAAGTGGTGCTGTCGATGGTCGCCGACCATGCCCGGGCCGCGTGGTCGGCGAAGGTGCGCGAGACCCTGTTCGCCGACGGTATCCGGCTGGCCCGCCCGGTGCGTTCCACCGATGGGCGCTATGTGGTGTCGGGGTGGCGGGCCGACACCTATGTCGCCGGCAGCCCCGAGCCCCGCCACGACGAGGTGGTGTCGGCGGCGGTTCGGCTGCACGAGGCCACCTCGACGCTGGAGCGGCCGCGCTTTTTGACCCAGGCGCCGGTGGCGCCGTGGGCCGACGTCGACGTGTTCATCGCGGCGGACCGGGCGGCCTGGGAGGAGCGGCCGTTCGCCTCGCTGCAGGCCGGTGCCCGGCTGGCCCCGGGTTCGGTGGACGGTCAGCGGTCGATCGACCTGATCAACCAGCTGGCCACCTTGCGTAAACCCACCAAGAGTCCCAGCCAGCTGGTCCACGGGGACCTGTACGGAACGGTGCTGTTCTCCGGTGCGGCGGCTCCCGGCGTCACCGACGTCACCCCTTACTGGCGCCCGGCGTCGTGGGCGGCCGGGGTCGTGGTGGTCGATGCCCTGTCGTGGGGCGATGCCGACGACGGGCTGATCGAGCGCTGGGAGACACTGCCCGAGTGGCCGCAGATGCTGCTGCGCGCGTTGATGTTCCGCCTTGCCGTCCATGCGCTGCATCCGCGCTCGACCGAGGAGGCATTCCCCGGATTGGCGCGCACCGCGGCGTTGGTGCGGCTGGCGCTCTAG
- a CDS encoding alpha/beta fold hydrolase: MNPDHRLHVHRYGPAGPVGLLAVHGLTGHGARWRHVAEYLPDVAIAAPDLIGHGHSSWAAPWTIDANVAALAALLERAAAGPVPVVAHSFGGAIALQLAAARPDLVDTLALLDPAVGLDGEWMATIAAAMLASPDYPDPAEARAEKEHGAWADVDPARLDDELEAHLITLPGGRVGWRISVPAVMAYWSELARPVVVPPATPTTLVRATRTSPPYVQQPLIDALRERPGAKFALVDFDCNHMVDQARPAEAAAVIRAQLARR; encoded by the coding sequence GTGAATCCCGATCATCGACTCCATGTGCACCGCTACGGCCCAGCCGGCCCGGTGGGGCTGCTGGCGGTCCACGGCTTGACCGGTCACGGGGCGCGCTGGCGACATGTGGCCGAGTATCTTCCCGACGTCGCCATCGCCGCGCCGGACCTGATCGGCCATGGGCATTCGTCGTGGGCGGCCCCGTGGACCATCGACGCCAACGTCGCCGCGCTGGCGGCGCTGCTGGAGCGCGCCGCGGCCGGCCCGGTTCCGGTGGTGGCGCATTCCTTCGGCGGCGCGATAGCGCTGCAGCTGGCCGCGGCACGGCCCGACCTGGTCGACACGCTGGCCCTGCTGGACCCGGCGGTCGGCCTCGACGGTGAGTGGATGGCGACGATCGCGGCCGCGATGCTGGCCTCGCCCGACTACCCCGATCCCGCCGAGGCGCGCGCCGAGAAGGAGCACGGCGCGTGGGCCGATGTGGATCCCGCTCGCCTCGACGACGAACTCGAGGCGCACCTGATCACGCTGCCGGGCGGCCGGGTCGGCTGGCGGATCAGCGTTCCCGCGGTGATGGCCTACTGGAGCGAGCTGGCCCGCCCCGTCGTGGTTCCCCCGGCTACGCCGACCACGCTGGTGCGGGCCACCCGCACCTCGCCGCCGTACGTCCAACAGCCCTTGATCGATGCGTTGCGGGAGCGGCCGGGCGCGAAGTTCGCGCTGGTGGACTTCGACTGCAATCACATGGTGGACCAGGCCCGCCCTGCCGAGGCCGCCGCCGTGATCCGCGCCCAGCTGGCGCGCCGCTAG
- a CDS encoding ferritin-like fold-containing protein yields the protein MNSVPSADAEAQTGPPRLSADHPGINELFAALAYGEVAAFYRLTEEARMAPDLRGRISMAAMAAAEMGHFELLREALERRNVDVVAAMSKYASALDNYHRLTMPSTWLEALVKTYIGDALAADFYLQIADGLPDEVADVVRAVLAETKHSQFVLEEVRRAVTASAKQRSRLALWSRRLLGEAITQAQYVLADRDELADLVVYGAAGLAQLAGFFDRLQQTHDARMRELGLA from the coding sequence ATGAATTCGGTTCCCTCCGCCGACGCCGAAGCGCAGACCGGCCCGCCGCGGCTCTCCGCCGATCATCCGGGTATCAACGAGCTTTTCGCGGCCCTGGCCTATGGCGAGGTGGCCGCGTTCTACCGGCTCACCGAGGAAGCCCGGATGGCACCCGATCTGCGTGGCCGGATCTCGATGGCGGCGATGGCCGCCGCGGAGATGGGCCACTTCGAGCTGCTGCGCGAAGCCCTCGAACGCCGGAACGTCGACGTGGTGGCGGCGATGTCGAAATACGCCAGCGCCCTTGACAATTACCACCGGCTGACGATGCCCAGCACCTGGCTGGAGGCACTGGTCAAGACCTACATCGGCGATGCGCTGGCCGCCGATTTCTATCTGCAGATCGCCGACGGGCTCCCCGACGAGGTGGCCGACGTGGTGCGGGCGGTGCTCGCCGAGACCAAGCATTCGCAGTTCGTCCTCGAGGAGGTGCGTCGCGCAGTCACGGCCAGCGCCAAACAGCGCAGCCGGCTGGCCCTGTGGTCGCGCCGGCTGCTCGGCGAGGCGATCACCCAGGCGCAGTACGTGTTGGCCGACCGTGACGAACTGGCCGATCTGGTGGTGTACGGCGCGGCCGGGCTGGCCCAGCTGGCCGGGTTCTTCGACCGTCTGCAACAGACCCACGACGCGCGCATGCGCGAGCTGGGCCTGGCATGA
- a CDS encoding DUF3152 domain-containing protein: protein MTYDPGRSGGRAPVLRDRFREPLRAQRDPLAAGAGRVRSDRDVHRQWRKQTWLGRFVSTYGWRAYALPVLMALTIVVVYQTVTGTGVRTHAADDQVQGPPTIGSAGTSIIGAPPRGLTQFDVNLPTGVLPNGGPFTEAGDMTWRVIPGTEPPFGQGTEKVFAYTIEVENGIDTTAFGGDEAFARMVDQTLRNPKGWTHAPQIGFVRIDGSSPMPPDFRISLTSPITVREGCGYEIPLEASCYNPSYGARSEPRVFINEARWVRGAVPFQGDIGSYRQYLINHEVGHALGYQHHEPCERQDGLAPVMMQQTFGTSNDDAAKFDPDWVKPDGKTCRFNPWPAPIA from the coding sequence GTGACCTACGACCCGGGGCGGAGCGGTGGTCGAGCCCCGGTGCTACGAGACCGCTTCCGCGAGCCGCTACGCGCCCAGCGCGACCCGCTCGCGGCCGGCGCCGGGCGGGTGCGGTCCGACCGAGACGTGCACCGTCAGTGGCGCAAACAGACCTGGCTGGGCAGATTCGTGTCCACCTACGGCTGGCGCGCCTACGCGCTGCCGGTGCTCATGGCCCTGACCATCGTGGTGGTGTACCAGACCGTCACCGGTACGGGCGTGCGCACCCACGCCGCCGACGACCAGGTCCAGGGCCCCCCGACCATCGGGTCGGCCGGCACCTCGATCATCGGTGCGCCGCCGCGGGGACTGACGCAGTTCGACGTCAACCTCCCGACCGGGGTGCTGCCCAACGGCGGCCCCTTCACCGAAGCCGGTGACATGACGTGGCGCGTCATACCCGGTACGGAGCCGCCGTTCGGCCAGGGCACCGAGAAGGTCTTCGCCTACACCATCGAGGTGGAGAACGGCATCGACACCACCGCGTTCGGCGGAGACGAGGCGTTCGCCCGGATGGTCGACCAGACGCTGCGCAACCCCAAGGGATGGACACACGCGCCGCAGATCGGCTTCGTGCGGATCGACGGCAGCAGCCCCATGCCCCCCGACTTCCGTATTTCGCTGACCTCGCCGATAACGGTCCGGGAAGGCTGCGGGTACGAGATTCCGCTCGAGGCGTCCTGCTACAACCCGTCCTACGGGGCGAGGTCGGAGCCTCGGGTGTTCATCAACGAGGCGCGGTGGGTTCGCGGAGCCGTGCCCTTCCAGGGCGACATCGGGTCCTATCGGCAGTATCTGATCAATCACGAGGTCGGTCACGCACTCGGCTACCAGCACCATGAACCCTGCGAGAGGCAGGACGGGCTGGCGCCGGTGATGATGCAGCAGACCTTCGGAACATCCAACGACGACGCGGCGAAGTTCGACCCCGATTGGGTCAAACCGGACGGCAAGACCTGCCGGTTCAACCCCTGGCCGGCCCCGATCGCCTGA
- a CDS encoding MGMT family protein encodes MAVTDDQVELVRALIAGVPAGRVTTYGDVACAAGLSSPRIVGWILRTDGADLPWHRVVPASGRPSAPRSAEQLERLRSEGVPAVDGKVDLCALRHRF; translated from the coding sequence GTGGCGGTCACCGACGACCAGGTCGAGCTGGTACGGGCGCTGATCGCCGGCGTGCCGGCCGGCCGCGTCACCACCTACGGCGACGTTGCCTGCGCGGCGGGGCTTTCCAGTCCCCGCATCGTGGGCTGGATTCTGCGGACCGACGGCGCCGACCTGCCCTGGCACCGGGTGGTTCCGGCGTCGGGCCGGCCGTCGGCGCCCCGGAGCGCCGAACAGCTGGAGCGTCTTCGCTCCGAAGGAGTGCCGGCGGTGGACGGCAAAGTCGATCTGTGTGCGCTGCGACATCGGTTCTGA
- a CDS encoding DUF3107 domain-containing protein, whose protein sequence is MEVKIGITDSARELVISSAQTPDEVEKLVADALAPGAESAGLLSLTDEKGRRFLVQAAKIAYVEIGVADSRRVGFGIGAGDAVSG, encoded by the coding sequence GTGGAGGTCAAGATCGGGATTACCGACAGCGCGCGCGAACTGGTCATCTCCAGCGCGCAGACGCCCGATGAAGTCGAGAAACTGGTCGCTGACGCGTTGGCCCCCGGTGCCGAGAGCGCCGGACTGCTGTCTCTGACCGACGAAAAGGGCCGCCGCTTTCTGGTGCAGGCCGCCAAGATCGCCTATGTCGAGATCGGTGTCGCCGACAGTCGACGGGTCGGTTTCGGGATCGGTGCCGGCGACGCCGTCAGCGGGTAA